In one window of Acanthochromis polyacanthus isolate Apoly-LR-REF ecotype Palm Island chromosome 8, KAUST_Apoly_ChrSc, whole genome shotgun sequence DNA:
- the wu:fa25f02 gene encoding uncharacterized protein C11orf24 homolog has translation MSLYTSVLQLSPSVCLHLLYLLVLLTQSCSTASRKERTPLDSPLNQLNTTQSDCVTGCANDSVSKNATADDFSNTQNPPEKNLSSVSDLNNTSPVFNQSSVPVMMTNSTVVDNDNQNSVLKGNTESTQEIQPSPSSPLSINATTVSSKSIHPVTSVIPPKQPAGELHSSTTSPSNQQPALPNHQPPSPETTTSPESALLFTTIGSPTQSASSDSITSTGRATATAAETVGKTNTVAGTSTPPQSTTTTTPQSTTTTTQSTTTTINTTPTDQPTTEASHLPTTLKTTVHTTIITTTSTKVSPSSLAPTPKLSTAMPSIQKTSLTTGTATVTATSAITSTSHNKTFASSTKVAVVEVAGAALTRKLVDTASLLAVLLFGLLFFLVSVAVFATQAYESYRRKDYTQVDYLINGMYTDSGV, from the exons ATGTCCCTGTATACCTCTGTGCTCCAGCTGAGTCCATCAGTGTGTCTTCACCTTCTCTACCTGCTGGTGCTCCTCACTCAGTCCTGCTCCACAGCATCTAGAAAGGAAAGAACTCCTCTGGACAGTCCCCTAAACCAACTCAACACAACACAATCCGACTGCGTCACTGGAT gtGCTAATGATTCTGTCAGTAAAAATGCAACAGCTGATGATTTCTCCAACACCCAAAACCCACCAGAGAAGAATTTGTCCTCTGTCTCAGACCTTAATAACACTAGTCCAGTATTCAACCAATCTTCAGTTCCGGTCATGATGACCAACTCCACCGTTGTGGACAACGATAATCAAAATTCTGTTTTGAAAGGGAACACAGAAAGCACCCAGGAGATTCAGCCCTCCCCCAGCTCACCTTTATCCATCAACGCCACCACTGTAAGCTCCAAATCGATTCACCCTGTTACGTCCGTTATCCCACCCAAACAACCAGCAGGAGAGCTCCATTCGTCCACTACCTCACCATCCAATCAGCAGCCAGCATTACCCAACCATCAGCCTCCATCACCAGAGACGACCACTTCACCTGAATCTGCTCTGCTTTTTACCACCATAGGCTCACCCACTCAGTCAGCAAGTTCTGACTCCATTACCAGCACTGGTAGAGCTACAGCTACTGCTGCAGAGACTGTTGGGAAAACAAACACTGTAGCAGGTACTTCAACACCACCACAgtctacaacaacaacaacaccacagtctacaactacaacaacacagtctacaacaacaacaatcaacACCACACCAACAGATCAACCAACAACAGAAGCCTCACACCTTCCAACAACGCTGAAAACAACGGTTCACACAACCATTATCACAACCACATCTACAAAAGTGTCGCCATCGTCATTAGCTCCCACGCCAAAGCTAAGTACTGCAATGCCATCAATTCAAAAGACTTCTTTAACCACTGGGACTGCTACCGTAACTGCTACCAGTGCCATTACTTCTACCAGTCACAACAAGACTTTTGCCTCCTCAACAAAGGTTGCTGTGGTAGAGGTTGCAGGGGCTGCTCTGACCAGGAAGTTGGTGGATACCGCATCTTTATTGGCTGTCCTGCTTTTTGGCTTGCTCTTCTTCTTGGTCTCGGTAGCAGTGTTTGCCACACAGGCCTACGAGAGCTACAGGAGGAAGGACTACACACAGGTCGACTATCTGATCAATGGCATGTACACAGACTCAGGGGTGTGA
- the fem1b gene encoding protein fem-1 homolog B — protein sequence MESLAGYVYKAASEGRVLTLAALLLNHSESETQFLLGYVTHLAGQRSTPLIIAARNGHDKVVRLLLDHYRVDTEQTGTVRFDGYVIDGATALWCAAGAGHFEVVRLLVSHHANVNHTTITNSTPLRAACFDGRLDIVRYLVEHNADISITNKFNNTCLMIAAYKGHVDVVKFLLEQGADPNAKAHCGATALHFAAEAGHLEIVKELMHCQAAMVMNGHGMTPLKVAAESCKADVVELLLAHADCDAHSRIEALELLGASFANDRENYDIQKTYHYLHMAMMERYRDPDTVIVKELLSPIEAYGRRGECQTLQDLEAIRVDRDALHMEGLMIRERILGSDNIDVSHPIIYRGAVYADNMEFEQCIKLWLHALRLRQKGNRNTHKDLLRFAQVFSQMVHLKEHVLASSVEQVLRCSVLEIQRSMARVEVAGESELPQAMDNYESNVFTFLYLACISTKTTCSDEERASINKHIYNLIQLDPRSREGSSLLHLAISSSTPVDDFHTNDVCSFPNAQVTKLLLDCGAQVNAVDHEGNTPLHVIVQYNRPISDFLTLHAIIINLVEAGAHTDMTNKQKKTPLDKSTTGVSEILLKTQMKMSLKCLAARAVRHHQITYHNQIPKTLEEFVEFH from the exons atggagtctcTGGCCGGCTACGTGTACAAGGCAGCCAGTGAGGGCCGAGTCCTGACCCTGGCCGCATTGCTACTCAACCACTCCGAGTCGGAGACCCAGTTTTTGCTGGGCTATGTAACCCACCTCGCCGGCCAGAGGTCCACCCCACTGATCATCGCGGCGCGGAACGGACACGATAAAGTGGTCCGTCTGCTCTTGGACCACTACAGAGTGGACACTGAACAGACCGGCACGGTTCGGTTTGATGG CTATGTCATTGACGGGGCCACAGCGCTGTGGTGTGCTGCTGGAGCGGGCCACTTTGAAGTGGTGCGCCTGCTGGTCAGTCACCATGCTAACGTTAACCACACCACCATCACCAACTCCACTCCCTTGCGGGCCGCCTGCTTCGATGGACGTTTGGACATTGTCCGCTACCTGGTGGAACACAATGCAGACATCAGCATCACAAACAAGTTTAACAACACCTGCCTGATGATCGCTGCCTACAAGGGCCATGTGGATGTAGTAAAGTTTCTTTTGGAGCAGGGGGCAGATCCAAATGCCAAGGCACACTGTGGAGCCACTGCCCTGCATTTTGCAGCTGAGGCTGGTCATCTAGAAATTGTAAAAGAGCTAATGCACTGCCAGGCAGCAATGGTGATGAACGGACATGGCATGACGCCGCTGAAAGTCGCTGCAGAGAGCTGTAAAGCTGATgtggtggagctgctgctggcacACGCTGACTGTGACGCTCATAGCCGCATTGAGGCCCTGGAGCTGTTGGGAGCCTCTTTCGCCAATGACAGAGAGAACTATGACATACAGAAGACCTATCACTACCTACACATGGCCATGATGGAACGCTACCGTGATCCAGATACTGTCATTGTCAAGGAGTTGTTGTCACCCATTGAGGCCTATGGGAGACGTGGTGAGTGTCAAACGCTCCAAGACCTGGAGGCCATCCGAGTGGACCGGGATGCTCTGCACATGGAGGGGCTTATGATCCGGGAGCGTATCTTGGGCTCAGACAATATTGACGTGTCACATCCCATCATCTATCGTGGTGCTGTCTATGCTGATAACATGGAGTTTGAACAATGCATTAAACTGTGGCTTCATGCCCTTCGCCTGCGTCAAAAAGgaaacaggaacacacacaaagacctGCTGCGCTTTGCTCAGGTGTTCTCCCAGATGGTCCACCTAAAGGAGCATGTGCTAGCCTCTTCTGTCGAGCAGGTGTTACGCTGCAGTGTCCTGGAGATTCAGCGCAGCATGGCTCGAGTCGAAGTGGCAGGTGAATCTGAGCTGCCGCAGGCCATGGACAATTATGAGTCAAATGTTTTTACCTTTCTGTACCTGGCCTGCATCTCCACCAAGACAACCTGCAGTGACGAGGAGCGCGCCAGTATCAACAAGCACATCTACAATCTAATCCAGCTGGACCCACGGTCACGTGAGGGCTCTTCGTTGCTACACCTGGCTATTAGCTCCAGTACGCCGGTTGACGACTTCCACACCAATGATGTTTGTAGCTTCCCCAACGCCCAAGTCACCAAACTGCTGCTGGACTGCGGTGCGCAGGTCAACGCGGTTGACCATGAAGGCAACACCCCGTTGCATGTCATTGTCCAGTACAACCGACCCATCAGTGACTTTCTAACGCTACATGCCATCATAATCAACCTGGTGGAGGCAGGTGCTCACACTGACATGACCAACAAGCAGAAGAAGACACCGCTAGACAAGAGCACCACAGGAGTGTCAGAGATCCTGTTGAAGACACAGATGAAGATGAGCCTCAAGTGCCTGGCAGCGCGCGCCGTCCGACACCACCAAATCACCTACCACAACCAGATTCCAAAAACGCTGGAGGAGTTTGTGGAGTTCCACTGA
- the pdcd2l gene encoding programmed cell death protein 2-like — translation MAAAIAAQESTLLGLCDGEVDSRRHQSSYQTNKVGGSPDWLPVISRQFLRCGRCGAPLALVVQVYCPLEDSPYHRNLHLFACTDAECSGRSDCWVVLRTQALEKEVAAVQTSSRPAAAQEAALSATDWCDTADDWGVEVEVEEGDDGWGGDMQKEIQVQEEAAVPETEVGAVSEMDVSSGLQGLSLRESPEDVAVFRPFFISVVDESDLCGEEDGLEHAQQLLREYERREGVAVGELEESGLSREEKYEKTRARHGDAVFSRFMKKISLCPQQIMSYCRGGKPLFISEPPSNMAQLVSACSSCGGPRTFELQLMPALVSLLQRKDSSVEAELEFGTVLVYTCTNSCWTPGSETPVKEFCFVQTDPDQQLFK, via the exons ATGGCCGCAGCCATAGCGGCTCAGGAGTCCACTCTGCTCGGTCTGTGTGATGGAGAAGTTGACTCTAGAAGACATCAGTCCTCCTATCAGACTAACAAAGTCGGGGGTTCTCCGGACTGGTTGCCGGTCATCTCCCGGCAGTTTCTCCGCTGTGGTCGCTGCGGTGCTCCGTTAGCCCTTGTGGTGCAGGTGTACTGCCCGCTGGAGGACTCCCCTTACCACAGAAACCTCCACCTGTTCGCGTGTACAGATGCTGAATGCAGCGGCCGCTCGGACTGCTGGGTGGTGCTCCGCACCCAGGCTCTGGAGAAGGAGGTGGCGGCGGTGCAGACTTCCAGCCGGCCTGCCGCGGCTCAGGAGGCCGCTCTGTCGGCCACGGATTGGTGTGACACCGCCGATGACTggggggtggaggtggaggtggaggaaggTGACGATGGTTGGGGGGGAGATATGCAGAAGGAGATCCAGGTTCAGGAGGAGGCAGCAGTTCCTGAGACAGAAG TAGGGGCAGTCAGTGAGATGGACGTCAGCAGTGGACTTCAGGGCCTCAGTCTGAGGGAATCGCCAGAGGACGTTGCTGTCTTCCGTCCCTTCTTCATCAGTGTGGTGGACGAGTCAGATCTTTGTGGGGAGGAGGACGGCCTGGAGCACGCTCAGCAGCTACTGAGAGAGTacgagaggagagagggagtgGCGGTTGGAGAGCTGGAGGAGAGTGGGCTCAGCCGCGAGGAGAAGTATGAGAAGACCAGAGCCAGACACGGAGATGCCGTCTTCTCCAGGTTCATGAAGAAAATCTCCCTGTGTCCACAGCAGATCATGAGCTATTGCCGTGGCGGGAAGCCGCTTTTCATCTCTGAGCCGCCATCCAATATGGCTCAGCTGGTTTCAgcatgcagctcctgtggagggcCCAGGACCTTTGAGCTGCAGCTGATGCCTGCACTGGTGAGCCTGTTGCAGAGAAAGGACAGCAGTgtagaggcagagctggagttTGGGACGGTGCTGGTTTACACCTGCACAAACAGCTGCTGGACACCCGGATCAGAGACACCCGTGAAGGAGTTCTGCTTTGTTCAAACAGACCCGGACCAGCAGCtctttaaatga